ACCCTAGCCCCGATTGAAGAGGAAATCCTTTTGTTTTTTTGAAGAAAAAATAAAAGATTGAAACGAAAAGCGGGAAACCATGCCTTAAAAAATATCTTTTGTGATGCTTTAAATCATTACAAATTTGACCGCTATTAATCTAAGAACATAGAACTTAAGAATATTTAGCAAGAATAAACTATCTTTGCACAAATTACAGATTTTATGAACAATAAGGAAGGCAATAATAAAAGAGGCGGATCTAGACCAAACAGCTCAAGATCAAACTCTAGCAAGCCAAAACCTCCTATGGCAAAACGTGCTCAGGGGCCTAAAAAAGTGAAGCCGGAAGTTAAAGCGGCTCAAGAAGCAGCAGAGCAAAAAATTAAGAAGCAAAACCAGGCTCCGAAGAGACAAAAGGCTTCTGACGAAATTCGTCTGAACAAATATATCTCTAATTCAGGGGTTTGCTCTCGTCGTGATGCCGATATATATATTCAGTCCGGTAACGTAAAAGTTAACGGAACTGTTGTTACCGAAATGGGGTATTTGGTAAAAATTAATGATGTCGTAAACTTTGACGGCGTTACTCTGACTCCGGAAAAGAAAGAATATATTTTACTGAACAAACCTAAAAACTTTACGACTGCATTTGATGAAGGTCAGGAGTATCGTAACGTTCTGGAACTTGTTCGTGGAGCTACAAATGCTAAAATTGGAGCTATTGGTAGAATGGATAAAAACACAACCGGATTGTTGTTGTTTACCAACGATACTGATATGATTCGTAAATTTACTTTACCAAATCAGAAATCGTCTAAAATCTATCAGGTTTCACTAGACAAAAACTTAAAGTTTGAGGATTTAGAAAAAATCAGCAAAGGTTTAGTTCTTGACGGACACCGCGTATTTGTTGAGGAAGTTAGTTATATCGAGAAAGAAGCAAAAAGCGAAGTGGGTCTTAAACTTCGTTCATCAAATGTAAAAGTGGTTCGTGCTATTTTTGAACACTTTGAATATGATGTTTTACGTATTGATCGTGTTGCCTTTGCAGGTTTAACAAAGAAAAATTTACCAAGAGGTAACTGGCGTTTTCTGACAGACCAAGAGGTTATCAATTTGAAAAACGCTTAATAAGCCGTTTCAAATTTTAAATATTAATCCTGTTTTGCTTTTGTAAGACGGGATTTTTTTTAGAAACTAAAAAAGTTGTGTCCGAAAAGTGTAAATATCGATCTCCCGATAGATTGGTTTTTATCTTCGACAGTTTCGTAACATGAAAATCCTAAGATGATTTTGATTCCGGGTTGAATACTGTTCAGGATCTCTCTTTTTTGTTCTTCAAGAAGTAATTTTAAACTGTCTAATAACTGCATGTTATTTTTAAGATAAGAGATCACTAAAAGTGCTGAAAAGTTAAGTATTTCTCTGGCGGTTTCGCTTTTGATTCCTACTTCGTTTGAAATCATTTCAGAAATTCTTCCTTTTTTATTTGTGAAGATTTCTTTTAGGATAGCGTTTCCTTCTATGCGGTAACAATCGTCAACTGATAAAATTCTGCCAGAAGTAAAATCTACTTCCTGATAAAAAGTGGAATCATCTGCAATTAGGTTAATAATCTCTTTGTAAAAATCTGACTCGCTTGCTTTATTATACAAACCCATTAAAACTGTTCCTATTGATACATCTATTCCTTTGATTAATAAGGCATCATTTTCAAAATAAAACTTGTTTAACTTAGAAACGACGTTGGAAGAAATGAAACGTCTTAGTTCAATTTGTAGGTTAGGAGTCATAGTTAATTTATTTAAATTATTTAAAACCGTTCAAAATAATCGATAAAGTGGGGCTTTTTATCGTTTATCAGGATAAAAATATAAAATATTTTAACATTTCCAAAAAGTTAGTTACAAATTTACGTGTCGATTTAACAGTTATTAACAGTGAAAATCTGCCAGTACCAGTAAACATAACCGTTTCGTTATCAAAAGAAAATGATTTTTTTTTTCACAAAAAACTCATTATTTTTCAAAAAAAACAGAAAAATAAGAAAAAAGCTCTAAAAAATTTAGACAATTAAAAGAGTATGCTACGATATTCCCACACCAGATGCAGGTAAAGACCTAGAAAAATAATACAAAACATGAAGTTGATAAAACTCGAAGCAAGAAATCCTAATAATGACCCTGTTGCTGCTTTTAGTGCACGCTCATGATTTTTAGAATCGTAAATAAGTTCTCCCAGGAAAGCACCAACAAATGGTCCTATAATAACTCCGAAAGGGATTGGTGCAAAAATACCTACTATTAAACCAATGTTTGTTCCCCAGACTCCATAAGAACTACCTCCAAATTTTTTGGTTCCTTTAGAAGGAATTATATAATCTAAAACTGTAATAATGATTGTAATGGCAAACGTAATCCCCAAAACCCAATAATTATTCTCGACAGCTTTTGTTAAATACAACAACAACAAACCTACCCAACAACTTGATAATCCGGGTAAAACGGGAAGAAAACTACCAAAAACTCCAACTATCATACAGATAAAACTGAGTGTCAACAATAATGAATCCATAAAAATTTTGTAATTTTACACCTACAATTTAAATAAATTTAAAGATGCGTATTATATTAAAACTAGCTCTTTTGTCCTTATTGGTCAACATTAGTGTTTGTGCGCAAACTAAAGAAAAATCAATTGACGACAAAATATTACTAGACAGTCTTTATAAAAGTAATAAGAAAAAAGTATTAAATTTTTCAATGAAAGAATTTGACGCGCTTTTTTTTGAATTTTTCAGTAAAAAGAATGATCCTAATGTTCTTTTAACGAAAACAGAATTTTACAATTATACCGTTCAAATTGCTGCATTCTCAGATCGGCTTGCTCTTTTATATCCTGACCAAAAGGAAGTTGCTGTCAAAAACAAAGAAACCTGGCTCTCTGAAAACTATGAAGATTATCTGGAATACAAGGCATCTCAAAAAAAATAATCGTACTTTTATATTTTAAATAACAGTTTATTTAATTCAACGCCAAAATCTTGAAGCAGTTTTCCTTTTTTTTAGTATTCCTCTTTTTTAATTCTTGTCAATACTTTGGGAAGCAGATTCCGTCTGAAAAAGATTTACTACAAAAAGAATTAAAATCAATTAACTGGAAAGAAGTCGACGAATACCCAACTGTTGCCAATTGCGAAGCGATAAGTGATAAAAAAGAACGTCAAAAATGTTTTTTTGATGTTATGGCGCAGCTTATTCAGGAAAAACTAAATATTGACAGCCTATCAATCTTATATCCGGAACTAGATACAGTTGAAGTCAAAGTAACCGTTTTTCCTAATTCAAAAATAAAATTCGAGCCTCAGTTTCCAAAAGATTCAGTTGCTTATGACACAATCAAAATCGATAGTATTCTTAAGGCACGTTTAATTGATTTCCCCAAAGTAAATCCTGCCATAAAACGTGGAGTTCCCGTAAAAACACAATTTATTCTGCCCGTTATTATTAAAGCAAAAGAGTAATTTTTTTAATCAACAGAAAGAAGATATGTTCATTTAATCTCTTCACACAAGTTTTAAATTCTCAACAAATTATTACTTACTTTCTAAACTGACGATCTTTCCATTCATAAGATCCAAACAAACTATACAAAGCTACTGTCGAACTAAAAAAGGGATAAAATAAACTACTTAAAAGCAAGCTTTTTATTCGGTTTTGAGTCAAAAATTGATTTGCGCTGTAAAGCAAAACAAAATCAATTAGGAATTTAGAAAAAGCAAACAAAACAAAAATTGGATAGGAAAAAAAACCTAAAAGGAGGAAGAAAAAACCAATTACAAAACTCAAATTCCCCAGGAAAACAATCAATCCTAAAAACTTACCGAAAGTACTTCTGTACGAACTTGTTTTTGCTGCCCAACGAACTCTCTGATAAAACAATGCTTTCCAATTTTCTGTTGGTTTTGTAATTACAATTGCTTCTTCTGCTTTTAAATAATGAACTTCTTGCGGAAATTTTTCAAATGCTTTTTGCAGCAAAAACACGTCATCACCGCTGGCGATTTTGTCATTTCCTTCAAAACCATTTAAGCTTTCAAACAATGATTTTTTGTATGCAAAATTGGCTCCGTTACACATAAAACCTCTGTTTACACCAAAACTTCCAATTGTTGCGCCTTGTAAACTGGTCAAATCTAATTGCTGGAAATGATCCAGAAATGAATTTTTACATTTATACGTCACAGCACCCGCAAGCATTAAAACACTGGTTTCCTGTATATAATTATCAAATGTCAAAAGCCAGTTTTGAGGAACAATACAATCAGCATCAGTTGTAATAACCCAATCTGTTTTTACATATTGTATTGCAGTCGTAATTGCATCTTTTTTTGGAGAATTTGAAACGCGAATATTGTCAATAATTGATACTTGATAATTAACAATTGATAATTGAAACTTCTCATTAGAATTATCATCAACTAAAATCACTTCAAATAAACTTGATGGGTAATTTAAACTGGAAAAGCTTTTTAAAAGATTTGGAAGATTGTCTGCTTCATTTCGAAACGGAACTATAATTGTAAAACTTGTTTTCGGTTCTAAACCTTTTTTATAAAATGTTTTTGCTTTAAAAAAACCATAAATAAGCAAAACAATACAGATTGTATAAACGGCTAATATGGCGAACAATCCAAAAATCATTCTGTCGTTTTGGTTTTAAAATTCAGCACAAAATAACTTCCTAAAACTACCGGAAGAACTACGTTTAAAAACCACATTAGCGTGCTGATAAAAATAACAATCCATTCGTTTACACCCAAAATTCCAAAGAAATAAATGGCCACACTTCCTTTTACTGCAAAATCTAAAAACTGAAAGGTGGGCAATGACGAAGCCAAAAAGTAAACAGATGTAATCGCGGCCATTAAGGTTAAATAAGGCAAATCAACATCAAAAGCTAAAAACAAAAAGTAATATTGGTGCGAAAAAACCAAATAGCGACAAATACCTAAAAAGATATTTTTTTGATGCACTGATTTTGGAATTTCATTTATTTTATGAATCAGTTTTTCAATTGAGTATCCTTTAACTTTTATTTTTTTGACTGAAAACAAAACGACTAAAATCAGCAAAAATCCACCAAACAAAATCAAAACTGTTTTGGTCGTAATTACATTAAATTGAGCGTTGAAATATAACAGCCCAAATATTCCAAAAATAATAGTCAGAATCATCTGGATTCCGTTACAGATTAAATTTAGAAAAACTACTCTTTTGGCTTCCGATTTTGAGTAATACAAAGCTTTTCCGGCGTACTCTCCTACTCCATTTGGTGTGAAAATTCCGGCCGTCAGAGCTGCTAAAACTTGTTTTGTAGCTTCGTAACCCGAAATTTTATGAATTACTTGTGCCAGATTCTGCCATTTTAAAATCTCAAAATAGCGATTCAAAACACTCAAAAGCAAGATAAATCCAATTCCTAAAACAGATTGTTTTTTTCGAAACAAAACAATAAACTTTTGCCAGTCCAGTTTATCATTGTTTGCCAGCTGATTGTAAATAAAATAAAATGCACCGCCAACAATCAAAAGTTTGGCTACAAGAACAAGGAATTGCTTAGCTTTGTGAGGAATTGAAATCATGCTGCAAAAGTAATCAAATGTGCCAATGAAAATGTGCCAATTTGAAAATTAGAAAATTAGTTAATTTTCCAAACTTGAAACCTTAAACTTGAAACCAAAATCTCTTGACAAAAGAACGCATCATATTAGGTATTGACCCCGGAACCACAATCATGGGTTTTGGATTAATTAAAGTAACCAATAAAAAAATGGAATTTCTGCAATTGAATGAATTACAGCTTTCCAAATACGATAATCATTATCAAAAACTGAAAATAATCTTTGAAAGAACCATCGAATTAATCGAGACGCATCATCCCGACGAAATTGCTATTGAAGCACCTTTCTTTGGTAAAAACGTTCAGTCGATGTTAAAGCTTGGTCGTGCACAAGGCGTTGCAATGGCAGCAGGACTTTCAAGAGATATTCCAATCACGGAATATGAACCTAAAAAGATAAAAATGGCAATTACCGGAAACGGAAATGCCAGCAAAGAACAGGTTGCCAAAATGCTGCAACAGCTTTTGGGCTTAAAAGAATTGCCGAAAAATCTCGATTCAACCGATGGTTTAGCAGCGGCAGTTTGTCACCATTTTAATTCCGGAAAAGTCATTGCCGGAAAAAGTTACTCGGGTTGGGATGCTTTTGTGAAACAGAATGAAGATAAAATTAGAAAATGAGATAATTAGTCAATTAGATAATTTCTTCCAAGCCTAATTTTCATTATCTAATTATCAAATTGACACATTATCTAATTAAAAAAAATGAGCGGTATCTACATCCATATTCCATTCTGTAAACAAGCATGTCATTATTGCGACTTTCATTTTTCGACTTCAATGAAAAAGAAAGACGACATGGTTTTGGCTTTAGCCAAAGAAATTAACATGCGCAAAAATGAATTTGCAGCTGAAACTATAGAAACCATCTATTTCGGCGGAGGAACTCCTTCGGTATTATCAAATGACGAAATCAATTTTTTAATTTCTGAAGTTTACAAAAATTATACTGTTGCAGATAACCCGGAAATTACACTCGAAGCCAATCCGGATGATTTATCTGCGGAACGAATTCTGGAATTGTCTAAAAGTCCAATAAATAGATTAAGCATCGGAATTCAGTCTTTTTATGAAGAAGATTTGAAGATGATGAACCGTGCTCATAATTCGGCGGAAGCCAAAAAATGTCTGGAAGAAGCTACTAAATATTTTGACAATATCTCACTGGATTTGATTTACGGAATCCCGGGAATGACTGACGAAATGTGGAGACAAAATATACAAACGGCTTTAGATTTTGGTATTCCCCATATCTCAAGTTATGCTTTGACAGTTGAACCAAAGACGGCACTAAGCAAATTAATTCAAACCGGAAAAATTGCAGAACCACAGGACGAAGCGGCTTCCAATCATTTTATGATTTTGGTTGAAATACTTCAGAAAAATGGTTTTATTCATTATGAATTATCCAATTTTGGAAAAGAGAACTATTTCTCCAAAAACAATTCGGCTTATTGGCTAGGTAAAAAATATATCGGAATCGGTCCTTCTGCACATAGTTATGATGGCGAAAAAAGAGGCTGGAATATTGCTAATAATTCCTTGTATCTGAAATCAATTCAAAATAATGAACTTCCAATTGAAACTGAAACCCTAACCGTTTCAGATCGTTATAACGAATACATTATGACAGGTTTACGAACCATTTGGGGTGTTTCTTTAGAAAGAATTAAAAATGAATTTGGACTGGAATATTTAAATTATCTTCAAAAGCAATCTCAAAAATTCTTAAACGACAATTTACTTTTTATTGAAAATGATATCCTGAAACCAACTCCAAAAGGAAAATTTTTAACAGATGGAATCGCTTCAGATTTATTTTATGTAGACTCTTAGGCTTAACCGCAAGGTTCGCAAAGGTTTACGCAAAGCACGCTGTTTTGTTTTTTTTTGTAAGAATTAAACTATATTTTAAATCTCAAATGTTATATTTGAAATTTAATTTTGATTTTATGTCCGAAAATGATTTATCTCGAATTGTGTTTCACTCGGCCTTGAAGGTTCATCAATCTTTAGGTCCGGGTCTTTTAGAAAATGCTTATGAAGCATGCTTGTTTTATGAGTTGAAGAAACTCAACTTATTAGTTGAAAAACAAAAGGCTTTACCCTTAATTTATGAAGAAGTAAAATTAGATGTTGGTTATCGATTAGATATTTTAGTAGAAAACAAACTAATTTTGGAAATAAAAGCAGTCGATTGTTTAAATGAAGTTCATTTTGCTCAACTATTAACTTATTTAAAACTGACCAATTGCAAACTAGGATTATTAATAAATTTTAATGTCGCATTACTAAAACACGGAGTCAAAAGAATAGCGAACAATCTTTAACAAAAAACTCTGGCGTCCTTTGCGCAAACCTTTGCGAGCCTTGCGGTTAAATTATAACAGCAAAATAAACAACCTGAAAATCGAATTATCAAAATCAACTCCAAAAGGAAAATTTTTGACAGATGGAATTGCTTCAGATTTATTTTATCTAACTTTATAGTAAAAACATTTTCAATAATTCAAAATGTCAAAATATTATGAAAATTACACTACTGGATGATTATCAAAATGCTGTTGAAAAGCTGGAATCTTTCAAAATATTAAAAGGATTGGATGTTACTATTTTAAATCATACTGAAAAAAATACTTCAAAATTAGCGGAACTATTAAAAGATACCGAAATTCTGATTTTAATTCGGGAAAGGACACAAATAACAGCAGATTTACTTTCAAAATTACCAAAACTGAAACTTATCAGTCAGACCGGAAAAAAATCAAATCACATTGATATTGATGCTTGTACAAAACATAAAATTGCAGTTGCAGAAGGAATTGGTTCACCTATTGCTCCATCAGAACTTGCATGGGCTCTGATCATGAATTCTGTTCGACAAATACCACAGGCGATTCAGGGAATGAAAGAAGGAAAATGGCAAACTAATATTGGTTCTGTCATAAGTGGTAAAACATTAGGAATTTGGGGTTATGGCAAAATAGGACAACATATTGCCAAATATGCCGACGTATTTGGAGCAAATGTATTGGTTTGGGGAAGCCTTGATTCCAGAAAACAAGCACAGCTGGATGGGTATAAAAAAGCGACTTCAAAAGAAAGTTTTTTTGCAAAAAGCGACATCATTACCTTGCATCTCAGACTTAACGAAAGTACTCATGAAATTGTAAAAGAGGCCGATCTGAATTTGATGAAACCAGATGCCGTTTTAGTAAACACAGCCCGAGCCGAATTAATAGAAAAAGGAGCATTAGTAAAAGCTTTAAAAAACGGTCGCCCCGGATTTGCTGCGCTCGATGTATATGAAGAAGAACCGGTTTACGATGTAGATTTTGAATTGCTACAAATGCCAAATGTTATCTGTACACCACATTTAGGCTATGTTGAGAAAAACAGCTACGAACTATATTTTGCAAAAGCTTTTGAGAATGTAGTCAATTTTATTCATAAAAAACCAACCAATATCGCCAATCCCGAAACATTATTATAATTGTAAACAAAGATAAATTTAGTGTTTAACTATGATAGCAAAAATCAATAACTTCGAAATTGACTTATCAAAACCTATTGATATTTCGATTCCGCTAACCAATACAGACGAAAACCCAATTGCGTGGTATATTGAAAAACCCGAGATAAAACCAGTGGTTTTTGGCGATTGGATCGGGAAAGTTTCTGAAGGAAAATCATCTACTAATTTTAATAATATTTTCTTCAATCCGCATGGACATGGGACGCATACGGAATGTCTTGGACATATTACCAATGATTTTTACAGCATTAATCAATCATTAAAACAATTTTTCTTTTTCGCTAAACTGATTACGATTGAACCTGAAAGAATTGGAGAAGATCTCGTTATTTCAAAAGAACAAGTTCTAAAAGCGTTGAGCACTTCGACTCCGCTCAGCATGACAAAAGAAGCATTAGTAATTCGTACAGTTCCAAATGAGAGAGCTAAAAAATCAAGGAAATACTCCAATACCAATCCGCCTTATTTGTCTGAGGATGCTGCGATTTTCATTCGCGAAAGCAAAATTCAGCATCTTTTGATCGATTTACCAAGTGTAGATAAAGAGCATGATGAAGGTAAGCTACTGGCGCATAAAGCGTTTTGGAATGTAAAAGACACACATCATCTAAATTCTGATGCGCGATTGAATG
The sequence above is drawn from the Flavobacterium sp. N2038 genome and encodes:
- a CDS encoding pseudouridine synthase codes for the protein MNNKEGNNKRGGSRPNSSRSNSSKPKPPMAKRAQGPKKVKPEVKAAQEAAEQKIKKQNQAPKRQKASDEIRLNKYISNSGVCSRRDADIYIQSGNVKVNGTVVTEMGYLVKINDVVNFDGVTLTPEKKEYILLNKPKNFTTAFDEGQEYRNVLELVRGATNAKIGAIGRMDKNTTGLLLFTNDTDMIRKFTLPNQKSSKIYQVSLDKNLKFEDLEKISKGLVLDGHRVFVEEVSYIEKEAKSEVGLKLRSSNVKVVRAIFEHFEYDVLRIDRVAFAGLTKKNLPRGNWRFLTDQEVINLKNA
- a CDS encoding DUF937 domain-containing protein, giving the protein MTPNLQIELRRFISSNVVSKLNKFYFENDALLIKGIDVSIGTVLMGLYNKASESDFYKEIINLIADDSTFYQEVDFTSGRILSVDDCYRIEGNAILKEIFTNKKGRISEMISNEVGIKSETAREILNFSALLVISYLKNNMQLLDSLKLLLEEQKREILNSIQPGIKIILGFSCYETVEDKNQSIGRSIFTLFGHNFFSF
- a CDS encoding DUF456 domain-containing protein, whose product is MDSLLLTLSFICMIVGVFGSFLPVLPGLSSCWVGLLLLYLTKAVENNYWVLGITFAITIIITVLDYIIPSKGTKKFGGSSYGVWGTNIGLIVGIFAPIPFGVIIGPFVGAFLGELIYDSKNHERALKAATGSLLGFLASSFINFMFCIIFLGLYLHLVWEYRSILF
- a CDS encoding glycosyltransferase family 2 protein, with product MIFGLFAILAVYTICIVLLIYGFFKAKTFYKKGLEPKTSFTIIVPFRNEADNLPNLLKSFSSLNYPSSLFEVILVDDNSNEKFQLSIVNYQVSIIDNIRVSNSPKKDAITTAIQYVKTDWVITTDADCIVPQNWLLTFDNYIQETSVLMLAGAVTYKCKNSFLDHFQQLDLTSLQGATIGSFGVNRGFMCNGANFAYKKSLFESLNGFEGNDKIASGDDVFLLQKAFEKFPQEVHYLKAEEAIVITKPTENWKALFYQRVRWAAKTSSYRSTFGKFLGLIVFLGNLSFVIGFFFLLLGFFSYPIFVLFAFSKFLIDFVLLYSANQFLTQNRIKSLLLSSLFYPFFSSTVALYSLFGSYEWKDRQFRK
- a CDS encoding flippase-like domain-containing protein, whose amino-acid sequence is MISIPHKAKQFLVLVAKLLIVGGAFYFIYNQLANNDKLDWQKFIVLFRKKQSVLGIGFILLLSVLNRYFEILKWQNLAQVIHKISGYEATKQVLAALTAGIFTPNGVGEYAGKALYYSKSEAKRVVFLNLICNGIQMILTIIFGIFGLLYFNAQFNVITTKTVLILFGGFLLILVVLFSVKKIKVKGYSIEKLIHKINEIPKSVHQKNIFLGICRYLVFSHQYYFLFLAFDVDLPYLTLMAAITSVYFLASSLPTFQFLDFAVKGSVAIYFFGILGVNEWIVIFISTLMWFLNVVLPVVLGSYFVLNFKTKTTE
- the ruvC gene encoding crossover junction endodeoxyribonuclease RuvC, which produces MTKERIILGIDPGTTIMGFGLIKVTNKKMEFLQLNELQLSKYDNHYQKLKIIFERTIELIETHHPDEIAIEAPFFGKNVQSMLKLGRAQGVAMAAGLSRDIPITEYEPKKIKMAITGNGNASKEQVAKMLQQLLGLKELPKNLDSTDGLAAAVCHHFNSGKVIAGKSYSGWDAFVKQNEDKIRK
- the hemW gene encoding radical SAM family heme chaperone HemW, giving the protein MSGIYIHIPFCKQACHYCDFHFSTSMKKKDDMVLALAKEINMRKNEFAAETIETIYFGGGTPSVLSNDEINFLISEVYKNYTVADNPEITLEANPDDLSAERILELSKSPINRLSIGIQSFYEEDLKMMNRAHNSAEAKKCLEEATKYFDNISLDLIYGIPGMTDEMWRQNIQTALDFGIPHISSYALTVEPKTALSKLIQTGKIAEPQDEAASNHFMILVEILQKNGFIHYELSNFGKENYFSKNNSAYWLGKKYIGIGPSAHSYDGEKRGWNIANNSLYLKSIQNNELPIETETLTVSDRYNEYIMTGLRTIWGVSLERIKNEFGLEYLNYLQKQSQKFLNDNLLFIENDILKPTPKGKFLTDGIASDLFYVDS
- a CDS encoding GxxExxY protein codes for the protein MSENDLSRIVFHSALKVHQSLGPGLLENAYEACLFYELKKLNLLVEKQKALPLIYEEVKLDVGYRLDILVENKLILEIKAVDCLNEVHFAQLLTYLKLTNCKLGLLINFNVALLKHGVKRIANNL
- a CDS encoding D-2-hydroxyacid dehydrogenase family protein yields the protein MKITLLDDYQNAVEKLESFKILKGLDVTILNHTEKNTSKLAELLKDTEILILIRERTQITADLLSKLPKLKLISQTGKKSNHIDIDACTKHKIAVAEGIGSPIAPSELAWALIMNSVRQIPQAIQGMKEGKWQTNIGSVISGKTLGIWGYGKIGQHIAKYADVFGANVLVWGSLDSRKQAQLDGYKKATSKESFFAKSDIITLHLRLNESTHEIVKEADLNLMKPDAVLVNTARAELIEKGALVKALKNGRPGFAALDVYEEEPVYDVDFELLQMPNVICTPHLGYVEKNSYELYFAKAFENVVNFIHKKPTNIANPETLL
- a CDS encoding cyclase family protein, giving the protein MIAKINNFEIDLSKPIDISIPLTNTDENPIAWYIEKPEIKPVVFGDWIGKVSEGKSSTNFNNIFFNPHGHGTHTECLGHITNDFYSINQSLKQFFFFAKLITIEPERIGEDLVISKEQVLKALSTSTPLSMTKEALVIRTVPNERAKKSRKYSNTNPPYLSEDAAIFIRESKIQHLLIDLPSVDKEHDEGKLLAHKAFWNVKDTHHLNSDARLNATITEMIYVPDEIEDGNYILNLQIASFENDASPSKPILYKI